The Bombus terrestris chromosome 9, iyBomTerr1.2, whole genome shotgun sequence genome contains a region encoding:
- the LOC100648402 gene encoding phospholipid-transporting ATPase IF isoform X1, producing the protein MWNRLGRWICTCYKKTGYKHLCFLGNAISLYADHRVITISPSNDPKETIFPSNHIVSKKYTIWNFLPKNLFEQFRRIANFYFLMMTIISVMIISPISPLTSILPLSFVVFVTACKQGYEDYNRYIADKRINRTFITVIRNKCIQNVPCEEIVVGDLVKVYREQDVPCDLLLLFSTDNTERCYITTSNLDGETNLKAVMIPKILTKMTMPQIASMEATVTCQHPSSDLYAFHGKLEINTGNNEIANGHLTINNLLLRGSRLKDTDYIIGCAIYTGHDTKLSLNSKIKSNKFSTAEKSINKHITSFIVLLLVEVLESCVMKVVTEANAKWESYLGTIQSITFGSLATDFLSFTILYNYIVPISLYVTIELQKFLGSFFFSWDLDMYDEITNQPALANTSDLNEELGQVEYLFVDKTGTLTENLMVFRRASINGKVYIEKDCDGNLYLLPPNGDENQAIQLKTWEPDIWHFMISLSLCHSVQISPPSQTPGVIARRTEYRASFKQKKILQVNSSLLMDPNLPEYQAASADEKALVEASARCGVVFQKCTNDVIELKIYKNILTYEKLEVLEFTSERKRMSVIVKDTAGDFWLYCKGADSAMLPLIVSGKINEAITHVADFSMRGLRTLVVGYKKMNQIEYDRLLQRVEQARQIIGMERAVYMQRAYDQMESGLTLLGVTAVEDRLQEGVPETLECLQVAGIKVWVLTGDKAETAENIAFLCGQFKSGTEVLKMLEVTIGQTCLVKLTNFERRIILEPYRQYGLLVDGCSIATALKDHAAQFRSVAMACDAVVCCRLTPLQKSQIVSLIKKAKNKPHTAAVGDGGNDVSMIQEAHVGIGIMGKEGRQATMCSDFAIAKFKFLKKVLLVHGHWYYLRVSTLTQYFFYKNFIFITPQVLYNTYCGFSAQAFYDALFLMLFNVLFTSLPILVYGLFEQNFTADKLLCKPYLYKLHRHNYLLSKWQFFVWSALALWHTLAIYYMSHVYISINPVILHNNTSIDQWTFSTFVFHLVTLVANVQILLRSCYWTLPLVLSVTLSELTFLVFAILYSFVHVRYDGDMLKVFPTLLSSLTFWFLTIVIVMVCLIPDCLVIIYNNHRPVRIMRRNEETRQYTNSNNTSDNTENTQRFFNRIPWKFNFILRKAK; encoded by the exons ATGTGGAATCGCCTTGGTAGATGGATTTGCACATGTTACAAGAAGACTGGTTATAAGCACTTATGTTTTTTG GGCAACGCGATATCGTTGTACGCAGATCATAGGGTTATAACTATTAGCCCGAGTAACGATCCAAAGGAAACAATTTTTCCGAGCAATCACATAGTCTCTAAAAAG TACACAATATGGAACTTTCTACCAAAGAATCTCTTTGAGCAGTTCAGACGgattgcaaatttttattttctcatgaTGACAATAATATCTGTGATGATAATATCTCCGATTTCTCCGTTAACCAGCATTCTACCGCTGAGTTTCGTCGTATTTGTAACCGCGTGTAAGCAAGGCTACGAAGATTATAATCGTTACATAGCAGACAAACGAATAAATCGAACATTCATCACAGTGATCCGTAATAAATGTATACAG AACGTGCCTTGCGAAGAAATAGTAGTTGGAGATTTAGTGAAGGTGTATCGCGAGCAAGATGTTCCTTGCGatcttttgcttctttttaGCACGGATAACACGGAACGCTGCTATATCACCACATCGAATCTCGATGGTGAAACCAATCTAAAA gCTGTGATGATTCCAAAAATACTCACGAAAATGACCATGCCACAAATAGCATCTATGGAAGCTACTGTTACTTGCCAGCATCCTTCGTCCGATCTCTATGCTTTTCATGGCAAACTGGAAATAAATACTGGGAACAATGAAATAGCCAATGGACATCTaacgattaataatttattgcTTCGTGGGTCCAGATTAAAAGACACAGATTATATTATCGGTTGTGCGATTTACACAGGTCACGATACAAAACTGTCCCTCAATTCCAAGATAAAGAGCAACAAATTTTCCACGGCTGAAAA ATCCATCAACAAACACATCACCTCGTTTATCGTCTTACTTCTGGTCGAGGTACTAGAATCTTGTGTAATGAAAGTCGTAACAGAGGCGAATGCGAAATGGGAATCGTATCTTGGTACTATCCAGTCCATTACTTTCGGTTCATTGGCTACGGATTTTCTGAGCTTCACCATTCTATACAATTACATTGTGCCGATATCATTGTACGTTACAATAG AATTACAAAAATTCCTCGGTTCGTTTTTCTTCAGCTGGGATCTCGATATGTATGACGAAATCACGAATCAACCGGCATTGGCCAACACGTCGGATCTAAACGAGGAGCTTGGACAAGTCGAATATTTGTTCGTGGACAAGACCGGTACACTCACGGAAAATCTGATGGTGTTCAGGCGAGCCTCGATCAATGGAAAAGTTTATATCGAAAAAGATTGCGatggtaatttatatttattacctCCAAACGGGGACGAAAATCAAGCAATCCAATTAAAAACTTGGGAG CCAGACATTTGGCATTTTATGATAAGCCTTTCTCTGTGCCACTCGGTTCAAATTTCACCTCCGAGTCAGACGCCCGGTGTTATCGCTAGACGCACGGAATATCGCGCCAGCTTTAAACAAAAAAAGATCCTGCAGGTGAACAGTTCCTTGCTGATGGATCCGAATTTACCGGAGTATcag GCAGCATCAGCAGACGAAAAAGCTTTGGTCGAGGCCAGTGCCAGATGCGGGGTGGTCTTCCAAAAATGCACCAACGACGTGATAgagttaaaaatttataagaatattttGACCTACGAAAAGCTCGAAGTTTTAGAATTTACTTCCG AACGCAAAAGGATGTCGGTTATAGTGAAAGACACTGCCGGAGATTTCTGGTTATATTGCAAAGGGGCCGACTCCGCTATGTTACCACTGATTGTCTCAGGAAAAATCAACGAAGCTATCACACACGTAGCCGATTTTTCAATG agaGGTCTTCGAACCCTAGTTGTTGGCTATAAGAAAATGAACCAGATCGAATACGATCGACTATTACAGAGGGTGGAACAAGCTAGACAAATAATCGGGATGGAACGAGCGGTATACATGCAGCGAGCTTATGATCAGATGGAAAGCGGGCTCACTCTATTAGGTGTGACAGCTGTTGAGGATCGTCTTCAAGAAGGTGTGCCGGAAACATTGGAGTGCTTGCAAGTAGCCGGTATTAAA gtGTGGGTGTTGACTGGCGACAAAGCAGAAACTGCGGAAAATATAGCGTTTCTTTGTGGTCAATTCAAGAGTGGTACCGAAGTACTAAAAATGTTAGAAGTAACCATAGGGCAAACTTGTCTAGTTAAACTTACGAATTTTGA GCGAAGAATTATCCTCGAACCTTACAGACAGTACGGATTACTAGTCGATGGCTGCAGTATTGCAACTGCACTAAAGGACCATGCGGCACAATTCAGATCAGTCGCAATGGCCTGCGATGCAGTTGTTTGTTGTAGGCTAACGCCATTGCAGAAAAGCCAA ATTGTAAGCCTGATTAAAAAAGCAAAGAACAAACCGCATACCGCGGCCGTTGGCGACGGAGGAAACGATGTCTCGATGATACAAGAAGCTCATGTCGGAATCGGAATAATGGGCAAAGAAGGCCGGCAAGCGACCATGTGCTCCGATTTCGCGATagcgaaatttaaatttttaaaaaaggtTCTACTGGTACACGGACATTGGTACTATCTAAGAGTCAGCACTTTGAcgcaatattttttttacaagaaTTTTATCTTCATTACGCCGCAAGTGTTGTACAACACGTATTGCGGCTTTTCTGCACAG GCATTTTACGATGCATTATTCTTAATGCTTTTCAATGTATTATTTACATCGTTGCCAATATTGGTGTACGGATTGTTCGAACAGAATTTCACTGCCGATAAACTATTATGCAAACCATATTTGTACAAATTGCATCGgcacaattatttattaagtaAATGGCAATTTTTTGTATGGAGCGCTCTAG CTTTATGGCATACCCTTGCCATATATTATATGTCACATGTGTACATATCCATCAATCCTGTTATACTGCATAATAATACATCAATAGATCAGTGGACATTTAGTacatttgtttttcatttaGTTACATTAGTGGCCAATGTGCAG ATACTATTGCGTAGTTGCTATTGGACGCTACCCCTCGTATTATCAGTAACATTATCAGAACTAACATTCCTTGTATTTGCGATTCTTTATTCATTCGTGCACGT ACGATATGACGGCGATATGCTGAAAGTTTTCCCGACGTTATTATCGTCGTTGACATTCTGGTTCTTAACCATCGTCATTGTTATGGTTTGTCTAATCCCCGACTGTTTAGTCATTATATACAACAACCATAGACCAGTTCGTATAATGAGAAGAAATGAAGAAACACGGCAGTATACTAACAGTAACAATACCAGTGATAACACGGAAAAC acgCAACGCTTTTTCAACAGGATCCCATGGAAATTCAACTTTATATTGCGAAAAGCTAAATAA
- the LOC100648402 gene encoding phospholipid-transporting ATPase IF isoform X2 translates to MGNAISLYADHRVITISPSNDPKETIFPSNHIVSKKYTIWNFLPKNLFEQFRRIANFYFLMMTIISVMIISPISPLTSILPLSFVVFVTACKQGYEDYNRYIADKRINRTFITVIRNKCIQNVPCEEIVVGDLVKVYREQDVPCDLLLLFSTDNTERCYITTSNLDGETNLKAVMIPKILTKMTMPQIASMEATVTCQHPSSDLYAFHGKLEINTGNNEIANGHLTINNLLLRGSRLKDTDYIIGCAIYTGHDTKLSLNSKIKSNKFSTAEKSINKHITSFIVLLLVEVLESCVMKVVTEANAKWESYLGTIQSITFGSLATDFLSFTILYNYIVPISLYVTIELQKFLGSFFFSWDLDMYDEITNQPALANTSDLNEELGQVEYLFVDKTGTLTENLMVFRRASINGKVYIEKDCDGNLYLLPPNGDENQAIQLKTWEPDIWHFMISLSLCHSVQISPPSQTPGVIARRTEYRASFKQKKILQVNSSLLMDPNLPEYQAASADEKALVEASARCGVVFQKCTNDVIELKIYKNILTYEKLEVLEFTSERKRMSVIVKDTAGDFWLYCKGADSAMLPLIVSGKINEAITHVADFSMRGLRTLVVGYKKMNQIEYDRLLQRVEQARQIIGMERAVYMQRAYDQMESGLTLLGVTAVEDRLQEGVPETLECLQVAGIKVWVLTGDKAETAENIAFLCGQFKSGTEVLKMLEVTIGQTCLVKLTNFERRIILEPYRQYGLLVDGCSIATALKDHAAQFRSVAMACDAVVCCRLTPLQKSQIVSLIKKAKNKPHTAAVGDGGNDVSMIQEAHVGIGIMGKEGRQATMCSDFAIAKFKFLKKVLLVHGHWYYLRVSTLTQYFFYKNFIFITPQVLYNTYCGFSAQAFYDALFLMLFNVLFTSLPILVYGLFEQNFTADKLLCKPYLYKLHRHNYLLSKWQFFVWSALALWHTLAIYYMSHVYISINPVILHNNTSIDQWTFSTFVFHLVTLVANVQILLRSCYWTLPLVLSVTLSELTFLVFAILYSFVHVRYDGDMLKVFPTLLSSLTFWFLTIVIVMVCLIPDCLVIIYNNHRPVRIMRRNEETRQYTNSNNTSDNTENTQRFFNRIPWKFNFILRKAK, encoded by the exons ATG GGCAACGCGATATCGTTGTACGCAGATCATAGGGTTATAACTATTAGCCCGAGTAACGATCCAAAGGAAACAATTTTTCCGAGCAATCACATAGTCTCTAAAAAG TACACAATATGGAACTTTCTACCAAAGAATCTCTTTGAGCAGTTCAGACGgattgcaaatttttattttctcatgaTGACAATAATATCTGTGATGATAATATCTCCGATTTCTCCGTTAACCAGCATTCTACCGCTGAGTTTCGTCGTATTTGTAACCGCGTGTAAGCAAGGCTACGAAGATTATAATCGTTACATAGCAGACAAACGAATAAATCGAACATTCATCACAGTGATCCGTAATAAATGTATACAG AACGTGCCTTGCGAAGAAATAGTAGTTGGAGATTTAGTGAAGGTGTATCGCGAGCAAGATGTTCCTTGCGatcttttgcttctttttaGCACGGATAACACGGAACGCTGCTATATCACCACATCGAATCTCGATGGTGAAACCAATCTAAAA gCTGTGATGATTCCAAAAATACTCACGAAAATGACCATGCCACAAATAGCATCTATGGAAGCTACTGTTACTTGCCAGCATCCTTCGTCCGATCTCTATGCTTTTCATGGCAAACTGGAAATAAATACTGGGAACAATGAAATAGCCAATGGACATCTaacgattaataatttattgcTTCGTGGGTCCAGATTAAAAGACACAGATTATATTATCGGTTGTGCGATTTACACAGGTCACGATACAAAACTGTCCCTCAATTCCAAGATAAAGAGCAACAAATTTTCCACGGCTGAAAA ATCCATCAACAAACACATCACCTCGTTTATCGTCTTACTTCTGGTCGAGGTACTAGAATCTTGTGTAATGAAAGTCGTAACAGAGGCGAATGCGAAATGGGAATCGTATCTTGGTACTATCCAGTCCATTACTTTCGGTTCATTGGCTACGGATTTTCTGAGCTTCACCATTCTATACAATTACATTGTGCCGATATCATTGTACGTTACAATAG AATTACAAAAATTCCTCGGTTCGTTTTTCTTCAGCTGGGATCTCGATATGTATGACGAAATCACGAATCAACCGGCATTGGCCAACACGTCGGATCTAAACGAGGAGCTTGGACAAGTCGAATATTTGTTCGTGGACAAGACCGGTACACTCACGGAAAATCTGATGGTGTTCAGGCGAGCCTCGATCAATGGAAAAGTTTATATCGAAAAAGATTGCGatggtaatttatatttattacctCCAAACGGGGACGAAAATCAAGCAATCCAATTAAAAACTTGGGAG CCAGACATTTGGCATTTTATGATAAGCCTTTCTCTGTGCCACTCGGTTCAAATTTCACCTCCGAGTCAGACGCCCGGTGTTATCGCTAGACGCACGGAATATCGCGCCAGCTTTAAACAAAAAAAGATCCTGCAGGTGAACAGTTCCTTGCTGATGGATCCGAATTTACCGGAGTATcag GCAGCATCAGCAGACGAAAAAGCTTTGGTCGAGGCCAGTGCCAGATGCGGGGTGGTCTTCCAAAAATGCACCAACGACGTGATAgagttaaaaatttataagaatattttGACCTACGAAAAGCTCGAAGTTTTAGAATTTACTTCCG AACGCAAAAGGATGTCGGTTATAGTGAAAGACACTGCCGGAGATTTCTGGTTATATTGCAAAGGGGCCGACTCCGCTATGTTACCACTGATTGTCTCAGGAAAAATCAACGAAGCTATCACACACGTAGCCGATTTTTCAATG agaGGTCTTCGAACCCTAGTTGTTGGCTATAAGAAAATGAACCAGATCGAATACGATCGACTATTACAGAGGGTGGAACAAGCTAGACAAATAATCGGGATGGAACGAGCGGTATACATGCAGCGAGCTTATGATCAGATGGAAAGCGGGCTCACTCTATTAGGTGTGACAGCTGTTGAGGATCGTCTTCAAGAAGGTGTGCCGGAAACATTGGAGTGCTTGCAAGTAGCCGGTATTAAA gtGTGGGTGTTGACTGGCGACAAAGCAGAAACTGCGGAAAATATAGCGTTTCTTTGTGGTCAATTCAAGAGTGGTACCGAAGTACTAAAAATGTTAGAAGTAACCATAGGGCAAACTTGTCTAGTTAAACTTACGAATTTTGA GCGAAGAATTATCCTCGAACCTTACAGACAGTACGGATTACTAGTCGATGGCTGCAGTATTGCAACTGCACTAAAGGACCATGCGGCACAATTCAGATCAGTCGCAATGGCCTGCGATGCAGTTGTTTGTTGTAGGCTAACGCCATTGCAGAAAAGCCAA ATTGTAAGCCTGATTAAAAAAGCAAAGAACAAACCGCATACCGCGGCCGTTGGCGACGGAGGAAACGATGTCTCGATGATACAAGAAGCTCATGTCGGAATCGGAATAATGGGCAAAGAAGGCCGGCAAGCGACCATGTGCTCCGATTTCGCGATagcgaaatttaaatttttaaaaaaggtTCTACTGGTACACGGACATTGGTACTATCTAAGAGTCAGCACTTTGAcgcaatattttttttacaagaaTTTTATCTTCATTACGCCGCAAGTGTTGTACAACACGTATTGCGGCTTTTCTGCACAG GCATTTTACGATGCATTATTCTTAATGCTTTTCAATGTATTATTTACATCGTTGCCAATATTGGTGTACGGATTGTTCGAACAGAATTTCACTGCCGATAAACTATTATGCAAACCATATTTGTACAAATTGCATCGgcacaattatttattaagtaAATGGCAATTTTTTGTATGGAGCGCTCTAG CTTTATGGCATACCCTTGCCATATATTATATGTCACATGTGTACATATCCATCAATCCTGTTATACTGCATAATAATACATCAATAGATCAGTGGACATTTAGTacatttgtttttcatttaGTTACATTAGTGGCCAATGTGCAG ATACTATTGCGTAGTTGCTATTGGACGCTACCCCTCGTATTATCAGTAACATTATCAGAACTAACATTCCTTGTATTTGCGATTCTTTATTCATTCGTGCACGT ACGATATGACGGCGATATGCTGAAAGTTTTCCCGACGTTATTATCGTCGTTGACATTCTGGTTCTTAACCATCGTCATTGTTATGGTTTGTCTAATCCCCGACTGTTTAGTCATTATATACAACAACCATAGACCAGTTCGTATAATGAGAAGAAATGAAGAAACACGGCAGTATACTAACAGTAACAATACCAGTGATAACACGGAAAAC acgCAACGCTTTTTCAACAGGATCCCATGGAAATTCAACTTTATATTGCGAAAAGCTAAATAA
- the LOC100646786 gene encoding 2-oxoglutarate dehydrogenase, mitochondrial: MYTKSQSYNSFRLFVSCVNRLFKPRNDQHRIFKRCLFVPFEPQQYKVRFHHDDQKGGRKSNRYDYVLNMNNSQYLDHMYQLWRKDPKSVSTSWDTYFRLTYADNLPEPIASSSPKFSTSSGYSSASNLTTPASTRVELSSNTKPSNSPLSASSSQKSGESKSSGDMQGEQFINGALDINATIRAYQARGHLIADTDPLGIQNPESYKLQGTSNLPPAIVVREHLKGMTEADMDREFPLAPFTVIGGPKRNLPLREILMRLNQVYCGHLGLEYTYIHDLVVLDWLRQKFEVPGAWELPADHRKFIWVNIMRAVTFEGFLARKFPTEKRFGLEGSEAFIPSMIQCLETSAENGVESAVIGMAHRGRLNTLINVCFKPLHQLLTQFHPIPLEGFGSGDVKYHLGTHAERILERSNKKILISMMANPSHLEAIDPVVVGRVRAEQVEKNDAKFGRKSMAILVHGDAAFSGQGIVYETMHLTNLPNYTTGGVLHLVINNQIGFTTDPRYSRSSVHCTDVARVVNAPIFHMHADDPDLVAYCSKVAAEYRTMFHNDVVLDIVGYRRFGHNELDEPMLTQPLMYKRIKTHPNVLTIYTEKLLREGVITEAIAKEETEKYFDYCETEFEKAKTIDSLHLSDWHDIPWSDFFANQSPNNKIPSTGIDMETMKTICKAISTPPKDIDSHSQVLRVMDKRAQLMEARQADWAMGECLAFLSLLKEGHHVRLSGEDVERGTFSHRIHIIHDQNKDKTFKNILHDVFPGQALYTVSNSSLSEYGVCGFELGYSAYNHNTLTMWEGQFGDFANTCQVTIDTLLCSGQSKWGRQVGLVLLLPHGMEGQGPEHSSARIERYLELCDDDYIYLPGTEPGAPQGETVEQIMTRQLFEINWIICNLTTPANLFHALRRQIHMPFRKPLCIMTPKSLLRHPMALSSFSEMESGTSFRPILSDPFVKPGNIQKVLICSGKVYYDLVKERQEKQLEDKIVIIRLEQFCPFPYHLLAEEVAKYPNSKIMWFQEEHKNQGGYTYVRDRIALALGKKLEEIIYGGRPPSAAPATGSKMIYTKEYNDMMADAMNFY; this comes from the exons ATGTACACGAAATCACAATCTTATAATAGCTTTCGACTTTTCGTCTCGTGCGTGAATCGTTTGTTCAAGCCCCGTAATGACCAACATCGGATATTCAAACGTTGCCTATTCGTGCCGTTCGAGCCGCAACAGTACAAAGTGCGTTTCCACCATGATGACCAGAAAGGCGGTCGTAAGAGCAATAGGTACGACTACGTCTTGAACATGAATAACAGTCAGTACTTGGATCACATGTACCAGTTGTGGAGGAAAGATCCGAAGTCCGTCAGCACTTCGTGGGATACCTATTTTAGATTAACTTATGCTGATAATCTGCCGGAGCCAATAGCTTCCAGCTCACCGAAATTCTCCACCTCATCGGGGTATTCATCAGCTTCTAACTTGACAACACCTGCGTCCACTCGAGTTGAATTATCTTCTAATACGAAACCGTCAAATTCACCATTATCAG CATCAAGTTCTCAAAAGAGTGGAGAATCCAAGTCCAGCGGTGACATGCAAGGTGAACAATTTATAAATGGAGCTCTTGATATTAATGCCACGATTCGAGCTTATCAG GCACGTGGTCATTTAATAGCCGATACCGATCCACTGGGCATACAAAATCCAGAATCGTATAAGCTTCAAGGCACTTCTAATTTACCACCCGCGATCGTGGTGCGAGAACATTTGAAAGGAATGACCGAGGCTGATATGGACAGAGAATTTCCTCTTGCTCCATTCACCGTGATTGGTGGTCCTAAACGAAATCTTCCTTTACGCGAAATACTAATGAGATTGAACCAAGTTTATTGTGGTCATTTAGGTCTCGAGTACACCTACATTCACGATCTTGTTGTA TTAGATTGGTTGAGACAGAAGTTTGAAGTACCTGGAGCTTGGGAATTACCAGCTGATCATAGAAAATTCATTTGGGTGAACATTATGAGAGCAGTAACGTTCGAAGGCTTTTTGGCGCGAAAATTCCCCACTGAAAAAAGATTCGGTTTGGAGGGATCCGAAGCTTTCATACCATCGATGATACAGTGCTTAGAAACATCAGCAGAAaatg GAGTAGAAAGCGCTGTGATAGGAATGGCTCATCGAGGACGGTTGAACACCTTGATCAATGTTTGTTTCAAACCACTGCATCAACTTCTTACTCAGTTTCATCCGATTCCTTTGGAAGGTTTCGGTTCTGGTGATGTAAAGTATCACTTGGGAACgcacgcggaaagaattttagAAAG ATCCAACAAGAAGATTCTTATTTCTATGATGGCTAATCCATCTCATTTGGAAGCAATCGATCCTGTCGTGGTCGGTCGAGTTCGAGCCGAGCAAGTGGAAAAGAACGATGCTAAAT TTGGTAGGAAGTCAATGGCTATTTTGGTTCATGGCGATGCCGCCTTTTCGGGGCAAGGTATCGTTTATGAAACGATGCATTTAACTAATTTGCCAAATTACACGACTGGTGGCGTCCTTCATCTTGTAATTAACAATCAG ATCGGTTTCACCACTGATCCAAGATATTCCCGGTCCAGCGTTCATTGCACGGATGTAGCACGTGTTGTAAATGCCCCTATATTTCACATGCATGCTGACGATCCTGATTTAGTAGCTTATTGCAGCAAAGTTGCTGCAGAGTATAG GACAATGTTCCACAACGACGTTGttctggacatcgtgggatatcgAAGATTCGGACACAACGAATTGGACGAGCCGATGCTTACGCAACCATTAATGTATAAACGTATAAAGACGCACCCGAATGTACTTACCATTTATACGGAAAAATTGCTCAGAGAAGGAGTTATTACCGAAGCGATTGCGAAAGAA gaaactgaaaaatattttgactaCTGCGAAACAGAGTTCGAAAAGGCGAAAACGATAGATTCGTTGCATTTGAGCGACTGGCACGATATACCATGGTCTGACTTCTTTGCTAATCAAAGTCCCAACAATAAGATACCATCCACCGGCATCGACATGGAAACTATGAAGACAATTTGTAAAGCAATATCAACTCCTCCCAAAGATATTGATTCTCACAGTCAG GTGTTGAGGGTAATGGACAAAAGAGCTCAGTTAATGGAAGCTCGGCAAGCAGATTGGGCGATGGGCGAATGCTTAGCTTTTCTCAGTCTGCTGAAAGAAGGCCACCACGTGAGGTTGTCCGGTGAGGATGTCGAGCGAGGCACCTTTTCTCACCGCATTCACATTATTCACGATCAAAACAAAGATAAAACGTTCAAAAATATTCTGCACGATGTGTTTCCGGGACAAGCATTATACACGGTTTCTAACTCTTCGTTGTCGGAATATGGTGTTTGCG GATTCGAGTTAGGTTACTCGGCTTACAATCATAACACTTTGACGATGTGGGAAGGCCAGTTTGGTGATTTCGCAAATACGTGTCAG gtTACTATAGACACTCTTTTATGCTCTGGCCAATCGAAATGGGGTAGACAAGTAGGATTAGTTTTACTTTTGCCGCACGGAATGGAAGGTCAGGGACCTGAACATTCGTCTGCGAGAATCGAGCGATATCTCGAGCTTTGCGACGACGATTATATTTATCTTCCGGGTACGGAACCGGGAGCACCCCAAGGAGAGACCGTGGAGCAAATTATGACACGgcaattatttgaaataaattggaTCATCTGCAATTTAACGACACCCGCAAACCTTTTCCATGCTCTTCGTCGTCAGATTCACATGCCTTTCAGAAAACCACTG TGTATTATGACGCCTAAATCCTTGCTACGTCATCCAATGGCTCTATCGTCATTCTCCGAAATGGAATCTGGCACATCATTTAGACCTATCCTTTCGGATCCTTTTGTCAAACCAGGCAATATACAAAAAGTGTTGATTTGTAGTGGAAAAGTGTATTACGATTTAGTCAAGGAACGTCAGGAAAAACAATTGGAGGATAAAATAGTTATCATTCGTCTCGAACAATTTTGTCCATTCCCGTATCATCTTCTCGCGGAAGAAGTAGCGAAGTATCCGAATTCTAAG ATAATGTGGTTCCAAGAAGAACATAAAAACCAAGGTGGGTATACGTACGTGAGGGACAGGATAGCATTAGCTCTAGGGAAAAAGTTGGAAGAAATAATCTATGGTGGTAGACCACCATCGGCTGCTCCAGCAACTGGTAGCAAAATGATTTATACGAAAGAGTATAATGATATGATGGCAGATGCTATGAATTTCTATTGA
- the LOC100648519 gene encoding LOW QUALITY PROTEIN: mitochondrial folate transporter/carrier (The sequence of the model RefSeq protein was modified relative to this genomic sequence to represent the inferred CDS: inserted 1 base in 1 codon) — protein sequence MSTIKSSSGTPGTARVLPVLSHFKYEHLVAGVSGXVVSTLMLHPLDLIKTRFAVSDGHSRVGPQYKSLKSAVMQIVKTEGVKGLYRGVTPNVLGSGGAWGCYFFFYNTIKTWIQGGNSRKPLGPSLHMFAAADAGILTLVMTNPLWVVKTRLCLQYMDDKNLPETLRYNGMIDAIKKIYRTEGFRGLYRGFVPGMFGVSHGAIQFMVYEELKNWYNNYLNVPIDSKLSTWEYINFAAVSKLIAAASTYPYQVVRARLQDHHHNYNGSIHCIQSIWRYEGWRGFYKGLSANLTRVTPATVITFLVYENVSHYLQHRKTMDQDRTLPILIKNVEESN from the exons ATGTCGACAATAAAGTCGAGTAGTGGTACACCGGGGACCGCTCGTGTTTTGCCCGTGTTGAGTCACTTTAAGTACGAACATCTCGTTGCTGGTGTATCGG GTGTGGTTTCCACGCTGATGTTGCATCCTTTAGACTTGATCAAGACCAGATTTGCAG TTAGCGATGGTCACTCACGTGTGGGCCCACAATACAAAAGCCTTAAAAGCGCAGTGATGCAAATTGTTAAGACTGAGGGAGTGAAAGGTCTTTACAGAGGGGTAACGCCAAATGTTCTAGGATCTGGCGGTGCATGGGGTTGTTACTTCTTTtt CTATAATACCATTAAAACATGGATCCAAGGTGGAAACAGTAGGAAACCGTTAGGACCATCATTGCACATGTTCGCTGCAGCAGATGCTGGAATTCTTACTTTAGTTATGACAAATCCATTGTGGGTAGTAAAAACACGTTTGTGTTTACAGTACATGGACGATAAAAATCTTCCAGAAACACTTAGATACAATGGAATGATAGATGCAATTAAGAAGATATATAGAACTGAAGGATTCAGAGGCTTGTATCGG GGGTTTGTACCTGGAATGTTTGGTGTCTCACACGGTGCTATCCAATTTATGGTGTATGAAGAGCTGAAAAATTGGTACAATAATTACTTGAATGTACCGATTGACAGCAAACTG agCACATGGGAATATATCAACTTTGCGGCGGTTTCAAAATTAATTGCCGCCGCCTCGACTTATCCTTATCAAGTTGTTAGAGCACGACTTCAAGATCATCACCACAACTATAATGGCAGCATTCATTGCATTCAATCGATATGGAG GTATGAGGGGTGGCGAGGCTTTTACAAGGGTCTAAGCGCGAACCTGACCAGGGTGACTCCAGCGACTGTGATTACATTCTTGGTATACGAAAATGTGTC